The Aureispira anguillae genome contains a region encoding:
- a CDS encoding MbnP family protein, whose product MVKCLCLLFLLCCSNWSISAQTNVTLNIQHKFEKSTYVPGQPYIDGNNKVIIINRIQYYLSNIELVYDGHQSVVLNDQYILLDGETSTYNLGAIPTTIQELERLNMDLGVDPNANLNTPSSYPSEHPLSTTDMYSNDQQSYIFLMVEGMIDTDGDQIPDKAFNFHATGDQLLRTITIDAMTPANDNCLKINLTANIANWLKEIDLESINTQENGNAENQQLCDNTLDHKVFYNVSTTDVTTLVSPRNHIHIDSRLAIAPTIHYKFYTLEQLDMTITNVNGTYFIQRFDLEPQGDFYMSENLASGIYIVIFTTPKGIRQCKRFVIQN is encoded by the coding sequence ATGGTCAAATGTTTATGCCTCTTATTTCTACTCTGTTGTAGTAATTGGTCTATCTCTGCGCAAACTAATGTTACCTTAAATATTCAACATAAGTTCGAAAAATCAACTTATGTACCAGGACAACCCTATATTGATGGCAACAATAAAGTAATTATCATCAATCGCATTCAATACTACTTATCCAATATTGAATTAGTTTATGATGGTCATCAATCCGTTGTGCTTAACGATCAATATATTTTATTGGACGGAGAGACGTCTACTTATAATCTAGGAGCAATCCCTACCACCATTCAAGAACTAGAACGCCTTAATATGGATTTAGGCGTAGACCCTAATGCCAATCTTAATACCCCTTCATCCTATCCTTCAGAACATCCTCTATCTACAACAGATATGTATTCTAATGACCAACAGAGTTACATCTTTTTGATGGTAGAAGGAATGATAGACACAGATGGAGATCAAATTCCTGACAAAGCATTTAATTTTCATGCAACAGGAGATCAACTATTGCGTACGATTACCATTGATGCAATGACTCCAGCCAACGATAATTGCCTAAAAATTAACTTGACAGCAAATATTGCCAATTGGCTAAAAGAAATTGACTTAGAATCCATTAATACCCAAGAGAATGGTAATGCAGAAAATCAACAACTCTGCGACAATACCCTTGATCATAAGGTATTTTATAATGTATCGACTACGGACGTTACAACGCTTGTCTCTCCCAGAAATCACATTCATATTGATTCTCGGTTAGCCATTGCACCTACCATCCATTATAAGTTTTATACCCTAGAGCAATTGGATATGACCATTACGAATGTCAATGGCACCTATTTTATCCAGCGTTTTGACCTAGAACCTCAAGGCGATTTTTATATGAGTGAAAACTTAGCTTCTGGTATTTACATTGTCATCTTTACAACTCCAAAAGGAATTAGGCAGTGCAAACGTTTTGTCATTCAGAACTAA
- a CDS encoding DUF4625 domain-containing protein yields MKNLSFLVLFTALFLGFSACEKTPDVKETVEVTINAPTEGASMQNGDDLNVNVTFTDPAELHNYSIVVTNETDTTTVLDLNGHDHSTSLTIDSTITLSVTALSDFKLVATASNHAGESATKDVHFQVNP; encoded by the coding sequence ATGAAAAATTTATCGTTTTTAGTACTTTTTACGGCACTCTTTTTAGGATTTAGTGCTTGCGAAAAAACACCCGATGTTAAAGAGACAGTAGAAGTGACCATTAATGCACCAACAGAAGGTGCAAGTATGCAAAACGGAGATGACTTAAATGTAAATGTAACATTTACAGATCCAGCAGAGTTGCATAATTATTCAATTGTAGTGACCAATGAAACAGATACCACTACTGTTTTGGATCTTAATGGACATGATCACAGTACTTCATTAACAATAGATAGTACCATTACATTGTCTGTTACGGCACTTAGTGACTTTAAATTGGTCGCAACAGCGAGCAACCATGCAGGAGAATCGGCAACAAAAGATGTCCATTTTCAGGTAAATCCATAA
- a CDS encoding transporter, with protein MRTILIILCVVLLKATAIQACDICGCGVGGYYSGMLPQYHKNFIGLRWRFSYFKSDLGHEGENIAAYSKEYFHSLELMGRFYPHRRVQLLAFVPLNYHLRNAPTETNALVGLGDLSVLALYNIYNTSFIAEKNTKHNLLVGGGIKVPTGSFQRKDAAGALLTPSLQLGTGSVDFLITGVYTLRHKRWGLNTNVAYKINLPNKNTYQFGNQLTASATAFFLHKIKNKEWGLMPKLGIAFEQAKYNLKYGYKRINTGGNQLIATAGLEMYYKKIQLGLSYQQPTWQNLSNGLVEAGPRFMANINYLF; from the coding sequence ATGAGAACTATATTGATAATACTTTGTGTAGTATTGCTCAAAGCAACCGCTATACAAGCTTGCGACATTTGTGGTTGCGGGGTAGGAGGTTATTATAGTGGAATGTTGCCACAATATCATAAAAACTTTATCGGTCTGAGATGGCGTTTTAGTTATTTTAAATCAGATTTGGGACATGAGGGGGAAAACATAGCTGCCTACTCTAAAGAATATTTTCACTCTTTGGAATTAATGGGGCGATTTTATCCACATAGAAGAGTCCAGTTATTAGCTTTTGTGCCGCTCAATTATCATTTGCGAAATGCTCCAACAGAAACGAATGCTTTGGTTGGTTTGGGCGACTTATCTGTTCTAGCCTTGTATAATATCTATAATACGAGCTTTATTGCAGAAAAAAACACCAAACATAATCTTCTAGTAGGAGGGGGGATCAAGGTTCCAACAGGGAGTTTTCAACGTAAAGATGCAGCAGGAGCGTTATTAACACCTAGTTTGCAATTAGGGACAGGGTCGGTTGATTTTTTGATTACAGGAGTTTATACTTTACGGCACAAACGCTGGGGCTTAAATACCAATGTAGCTTATAAGATAAACCTACCGAATAAAAATACCTATCAATTTGGGAATCAATTGACGGCTTCTGCAACGGCTTTTTTCTTGCATAAAATTAAGAATAAAGAATGGGGGTTGATGCCCAAATTAGGAATTGCTTTCGAACAGGCAAAGTATAATTTAAAGTATGGATATAAAAGGATAAATACAGGTGGGAATCAGTTGATTGCTACAGCAGGATTGGAAATGTACTATAAAAAAATTCAATTAGGATTGAGTTATCAGCAACCAACTTGGCAAAATCTGTCAAATGGTTTGGTAGAGGCAGGACCTCGTTTTATGGCAAATATTAATTATCTTTTTTAA
- a CDS encoding lipopolysaccharide biosynthesis protein: MSLLKKLAGETALYGLSSILGRLLTFVFLTPFLTNVFNENRAQMGIHTDIYAWAAFGMIIFTYRMETAFFRFGSKREDRATAYKTATSLVGTTTAIFVLLLIALSQPLANQLGYPEKAHYIVWFAFILGLDALVAIPFAMLRLEGKALKFAIVKLTNLFVHLGFVLFFLYLLPNYWPQYFDPQMGIGYVFIANLLASAVTFLLLLPTYWYKIQPHGEKVLDQTNARVRFDPQMLRAMLIYAMPLVLAGFAGIINEVLDRTLLKIFLEGDSDTVLQQLGVYGSCYKIAIFMNLFTQAFNYAAEPFFFRNAAKDYARPLYANIAFLFTLIGSIGFLGIMLFMDIVQFFVASNYREGLLIVPVLLLANLCLGLYYNLAIWFKLSDKTHYGAIIAVIGAGVTIIGNIILIPLMSKMGYPGYLGSAWATLLCYGIMVGLAYLWGQKHYPIPYPIARILLYITIVVLIYLGYDFFIQPYLIPNSLLSYLTSSLLMLAYLGVIILLDGRRIKQIIQQAPTK, encoded by the coding sequence GTGTCTTTACTAAAAAAACTAGCAGGAGAAACTGCATTATACGGATTGAGCAGCATTTTAGGAAGGTTGTTAACTTTTGTTTTTTTAACGCCTTTTTTGACCAATGTATTTAATGAAAACCGAGCGCAAATGGGAATCCATACGGATATTTATGCTTGGGCAGCCTTTGGGATGATCATTTTTACCTATCGGATGGAAACCGCTTTTTTTCGTTTTGGCTCTAAAAGAGAAGATCGAGCGACTGCTTATAAAACAGCCACATCATTGGTTGGGACAACCACCGCTATTTTTGTTTTATTATTGATTGCTTTATCTCAGCCCCTTGCCAACCAACTGGGGTATCCAGAAAAAGCACATTATATTGTTTGGTTTGCATTTATATTGGGATTGGATGCCTTGGTGGCGATACCCTTTGCAATGCTTCGTTTGGAAGGAAAAGCCTTAAAGTTTGCGATTGTAAAACTCACCAACTTATTTGTTCATTTGGGCTTTGTGTTATTTTTTCTGTATTTATTGCCCAATTATTGGCCGCAGTATTTTGATCCTCAAATGGGAATTGGTTATGTTTTTATTGCCAACTTATTGGCTAGTGCTGTTACCTTTTTGCTTTTACTCCCAACCTATTGGTACAAAATTCAACCCCACGGAGAAAAAGTGTTAGACCAAACAAATGCAAGGGTTCGTTTTGATCCTCAAATGCTCCGAGCAATGCTCATCTATGCCATGCCTTTGGTCTTGGCTGGATTTGCAGGGATTATTAATGAAGTATTGGATAGAACATTGCTCAAAATATTCTTGGAGGGGGATTCTGATACGGTATTGCAACAATTGGGCGTTTATGGTTCCTGTTATAAGATTGCGATATTTATGAATCTTTTTACGCAAGCATTTAATTATGCTGCGGAGCCCTTTTTCTTTAGGAATGCAGCCAAGGACTATGCTAGACCTTTATATGCAAACATTGCATTTTTATTTACCTTAATAGGCTCCATAGGCTTTTTGGGAATCATGTTATTTATGGATATTGTTCAATTTTTTGTGGCTTCAAATTATCGAGAAGGCTTACTGATTGTTCCTGTCTTGTTGTTAGCAAATTTGTGCTTAGGCTTATATTATAACCTTGCAATTTGGTTCAAATTAAGCGATAAAACGCACTATGGGGCAATTATAGCCGTAATCGGGGCTGGAGTTACGATTATTGGGAATATAATTTTGATTCCTTTGATGAGCAAAATGGGTTATCCAGGCTATTTGGGATCTGCTTGGGCTACCTTGCTCTGTTATGGAATAATGGTTGGTTTAGCTTATCTTTGGGGGCAAAAACATTATCCCATTCCATACCCAATTGCTCGAATTCTGTTATACATTACAATCGTTGTGCTTATTTATTTGGGCTATGACTTTTTTATACAGCCCTATTTAATACCCAACAGCCTACTTTCCTATCTGACGAGCAGCCTATTGATGCTAGCTTATCTTGGGGTGATTATTTTACTAGATGGAAGGCGAATTAAGCAGATTATTCAACAGGCTCCTACAAAGTAA
- a CDS encoding RNA polymerase sigma factor — MAKKSNILEQLRSGDNKKAIATLYQSFPMIRKLICNNGGNDADAQDVFQDALLVLYRNAQKMDFELTCAPGTYLYSVARFLWKDTLKKRNKEVSLEYDIRQNEVIENDLELFQQQQSKTARLAAVLQQLGDKCKLLLQAYYYKKMSMKEIAQAFEYSSVNSAKTQKYKCIERAKKIANNQLPSTSKL; from the coding sequence ATGGCAAAAAAGTCCAATATATTAGAACAACTTCGATCGGGCGATAACAAAAAAGCAATTGCAACTTTGTATCAATCTTTTCCGATGATACGCAAATTAATTTGCAACAATGGAGGCAATGATGCCGATGCGCAAGATGTTTTTCAGGATGCCTTATTGGTCTTGTATCGAAATGCTCAAAAAATGGATTTTGAGTTAACCTGTGCCCCTGGAACATATCTGTATAGCGTTGCTCGTTTTTTGTGGAAAGACACCTTAAAGAAACGAAACAAAGAAGTGTCTTTAGAATATGATATTCGGCAAAATGAAGTCATTGAAAACGATCTTGAACTATTTCAACAACAACAAAGTAAAACAGCTCGATTGGCTGCTGTTTTACAACAACTTGGCGATAAATGCAAGTTATTATTACAAGCCTATTATTACAAAAAAATGTCCATGAAGGAAATTGCACAAGCTTTTGAGTACAGTAGTGTCAATAGTGCAAAAACTCAAAAGTACAAATGTATTGAACGTGCAAAAAAAATTGCTAACAATCAACTTCCTTCAACCTCTAAACTGTAA
- the zupT gene encoding zinc transporter ZupT encodes MEENVQIAFILTIIAGLSTGIGSLIAFFIKEKSVKFLSFSMGLAAGVMLYLSFMEMLPHAVHSISATLEHAHDGTWFAIIAFFGGMLLVGMIDRLTPHHHGALDSDTVLDKDVNSRDNKKLMRVGVMTAIALAIHNFPEGIATFVSALEDPHLGLTIAIAIALHNIPEGIGVSMPIYYATGSRKKAFMYSFLSGLVEPLGAILGYFLFMSYLTPFVMGMLIASVAGIMVFISLDQLLPAAHEYDDHRNSIYGVVLGMFAMAISLALLVGHHAHTHVH; translated from the coding sequence ATGGAAGAAAACGTGCAAATCGCATTTATACTAACCATTATTGCTGGTTTATCCACAGGCATTGGTAGTCTTATCGCCTTCTTTATCAAAGAAAAAAGCGTTAAGTTTTTGTCCTTTTCAATGGGGCTAGCAGCAGGAGTTATGCTTTATCTTTCATTTATGGAAATGCTTCCACATGCTGTTCATTCAATCTCCGCTACACTCGAACATGCACACGATGGAACCTGGTTTGCCATCATTGCTTTTTTTGGAGGAATGCTACTGGTCGGAATGATTGACCGCCTTACCCCTCATCATCATGGCGCCCTAGATTCGGACACTGTTCTAGACAAAGATGTCAATTCTCGTGACAACAAAAAGCTAATGCGTGTTGGCGTAATGACAGCAATTGCCTTAGCCATTCACAATTTTCCAGAAGGGATTGCTACTTTTGTGTCGGCACTAGAAGACCCACATTTAGGGCTAACCATTGCCATTGCTATTGCCTTGCATAATATCCCTGAGGGAATTGGTGTTTCTATGCCCATTTATTATGCTACAGGAAGCAGAAAAAAAGCCTTTATGTATTCTTTTTTGTCGGGTTTGGTAGAACCTTTAGGGGCAATATTGGGTTATTTTCTATTCATGTCTTATCTTACTCCTTTTGTTATGGGTATGTTGATTGCTAGTGTTGCAGGAATTATGGTTTTTATATCTTTAGACCAATTGCTACCTGCCGCACATGAATACGATGATCATCGCAATTCTATTTATGGAGTAGTTTTGGGAATGTTTGCCATGGCTATTAGTTTAGCCTTGTTGGTTGGACATCATGCTCATACTCATGTACATTAG
- the recR gene encoding recombination mediator RecR — protein sequence MNLSSKLLESTVEAFATLPGIGKKTALRLALHLLQTENKEVTEFCDAILKMKKHIQFCTTCHNIADDKTCSICLSPKRDKSTVCVVESIKEVMAIENTQQFNGVYHVLGGVISPIEGVGPNDLNIDSLLERVQTNPINELIMAISPTIEGETTIFYISKQLKETEIKISTIARGVSFGGELEYADELTLGRSILSRVTYKK from the coding sequence ATGAATTTATCCTCTAAGTTACTCGAAAGTACAGTCGAAGCATTTGCGACACTTCCTGGTATTGGAAAAAAAACCGCCTTGCGCTTGGCTTTACATTTATTACAAACCGAAAACAAGGAGGTAACAGAGTTTTGTGATGCCATTCTTAAAATGAAAAAGCACATACAGTTCTGCACAACCTGTCATAATATTGCCGATGACAAAACATGTAGCATCTGCTTGTCCCCCAAACGAGATAAATCAACCGTCTGTGTAGTTGAAAGCATCAAAGAGGTCATGGCCATCGAAAACACCCAACAATTTAATGGTGTTTATCATGTGCTAGGAGGTGTTATTTCTCCCATTGAAGGAGTGGGGCCTAATGATCTCAATATAGATAGTTTATTGGAGCGAGTTCAGACCAATCCTATCAATGAATTAATCATGGCCATTAGCCCAACCATAGAAGGTGAAACGACCATCTTTTATATCTCAAAACAATTAAAGGAAACGGAAATCAAAATCTCAACGATTGCTAGAGGCGTTTCTTTTGGAGGAGAATTGGAATATGCCGACGAGTTAACATTGGGCAGATCTATCCTTTCTAGGGTTACTTACAAAAAATAA
- a CDS encoding DUF7619 domain-containing protein, with the protein MNQKRFLIELTFYGLLLLFLPFHLTAQDVSLDWAKSTGSTSLELGNTGTIDKAGNVYTAGVFSGVLDADPGAGTHYLTSNGGRDIFIQKLNAAGELIWAVSIGGASSADSPYGIATDALGNVYVTGQFSGAVDFDPSPNTALLVNSSDLFVLKLDAQGNYLWAKTIQGNSGPYSQGRSLTVDHNGDVCITGLFGGSPDFDPGAGVHILYSANSSSAFILKLDANGNFIWAKSIDGYSAGLGITHGPTNEVCVTGWFLGAADFDSGTGVYPDTSWSSKGLFVLKLDANGNVVWAKSASSTGDDQGHAITVDQSGNVLTTGAFRGGADFDPGTGVYNLPYSGSYMDIFIQKLDPNGNFLWAAAMGGGNEDRAYGIITDESENVYTVGGTMTDIDYDPSAGTYILDKGVFVQKLAPNGNFLWAVTMGDEPSAIGRSIALDEQNNIYVSGDFRIARDYDPNSGTTILPVVGSNDAFVFKLRQKGVYGRVYPDYNQNCLQDNNEDGIPSRRLLVQPGNIVVTSNASGIWAIDSLPTGSYTITIDTSNGWNSTCPIVQNFSIINPNALTQGPSFGLQTSTPCPIPHVSIHAPVLRPGFSNQRVYIEASNLPLSFETIYNAYVVVELDTLLSPQTASLPFISLGGNRYRIDLDSIASGYSKRFWIDCYLSPSAVLGQSLCMKAQLYPVGTCALDTQIQPYPTGFTACNTAYDQSNLAIHATCDNDTIKFRVVNTGVGNMTCYAPVKLWIDGQYILMDSVQLQSGDTTVFSYLGDGRTWRMETFQHPLQPGLSSPSATIERCGYNGNWTANLVTIFPQDDADAHIDIFCGLVSGSYDPNDKTGFPLGVGATHSILPNQKIEYLLRFQNTGTDTAFTVVIRDTLSLELDLFSVRTETASHAYQFRMYGPRVIEWTFQHIMLPDSNVNEAESHGFVRFSVQQNPNLPIGTLIQNDAAIYFDYNNPIITNTYFHTIDTAQTLNWDGQDTIGVTVCGGTTINGIYYTNSGTYVQAVHNNGLDSLYHYVVTVEDSYSTLTVSTCDSFVLNGQTFTETGIYEQRLTNAIGCDSVLTLYLTINASQATLYPAVCSSYTAADGQVYTTSGNYTAIIPNSNGCDSIITINLTIQNSLDTITVVECDSFVAPDGQVLTTTGQYTAVIPNSYGCDSIITIDLVIGKNGAAIHEAACESYTAPDGQIYTSSGTYTATVTNSYGCDSLITIHLTVHHNTTDSIGVVWCDNYVAADGQVYTSSGIYTAVIPNYAGCDSTLTINLTLTPLTINTNVNVLGTTLASFATGVDFQWLDCNNGYAPIVGATFSTYTPAANGNYALQLTQMGCSDTSACYPIVVMNDQRIAKENDWNVVVYPNPVHSTLIIENLIQQELSIELVDNLGRTLVSKTGAKQQLKMDMGNLSQGLYYLSINNGSKTMVQKVIKE; encoded by the coding sequence ATGAACCAAAAGCGATTTTTAATCGAGCTCACCTTCTATGGGCTATTGCTACTTTTTTTACCCTTTCATTTAACAGCACAAGATGTAAGCCTTGATTGGGCAAAATCAACGGGAAGTACAAGCTTAGAATTGGGAAATACAGGAACCATTGATAAGGCTGGAAATGTCTATACAGCGGGTGTTTTTTCAGGGGTATTGGATGCCGATCCTGGAGCAGGAACCCATTATTTGACCTCAAATGGGGGACGGGATATATTTATTCAAAAACTGAATGCAGCAGGCGAGTTGATTTGGGCGGTGAGTATAGGGGGAGCCTCTAGTGCAGATTCGCCTTATGGTATTGCAACCGATGCATTGGGAAATGTTTATGTGACGGGACAATTTAGTGGAGCAGTTGATTTTGATCCAAGTCCCAATACTGCTTTATTGGTTAATAGCTCAGATTTATTTGTGCTAAAATTGGATGCACAAGGAAACTATCTTTGGGCAAAAACAATTCAGGGCAATAGCGGGCCTTATAGTCAAGGACGGAGCTTAACCGTAGATCACAACGGAGATGTTTGTATTACGGGACTTTTTGGAGGTTCACCCGATTTTGATCCTGGTGCAGGAGTGCATATCTTATATTCTGCCAATTCTTCGAGTGCTTTTATCTTAAAATTAGATGCCAATGGCAATTTTATTTGGGCAAAATCTATTGATGGTTATTCGGCAGGTTTGGGAATTACTCATGGTCCTACCAATGAGGTTTGCGTGACAGGATGGTTTTTGGGAGCTGCTGATTTTGATTCAGGAACAGGCGTGTACCCTGATACTTCTTGGAGCTCAAAAGGGCTTTTTGTATTAAAATTAGATGCCAATGGCAATGTTGTTTGGGCCAAAAGCGCAAGCAGTACAGGAGATGATCAAGGACATGCCATTACGGTTGATCAATCTGGAAATGTTCTTACAACAGGAGCCTTTAGAGGGGGAGCTGATTTTGATCCAGGAACTGGCGTTTATAATCTGCCTTATAGTGGGTCTTATATGGATATTTTTATTCAAAAACTAGATCCCAACGGCAATTTTTTATGGGCGGCTGCTATGGGCGGAGGCAATGAGGATAGAGCCTATGGAATTATAACCGATGAATCAGAGAATGTGTATACAGTAGGAGGGACAATGACCGATATTGATTATGACCCAAGTGCAGGAACCTACATTTTGGATAAGGGCGTTTTTGTTCAAAAATTAGCCCCTAATGGGAATTTTTTATGGGCTGTAACGATGGGGGATGAGCCTAGTGCAATCGGACGGTCAATCGCTTTGGATGAACAAAATAATATTTACGTTTCGGGCGATTTTAGAATCGCTAGAGATTATGACCCCAATAGTGGTACCACAATTTTACCAGTAGTCGGGAGCAATGATGCTTTTGTGTTTAAATTAAGACAAAAAGGTGTTTATGGGCGTGTTTACCCTGATTATAACCAGAACTGTTTGCAAGATAACAATGAAGATGGGATTCCTAGCAGAAGATTATTGGTTCAGCCAGGGAATATAGTTGTAACTTCCAATGCTAGCGGTATTTGGGCGATTGATTCTTTACCAACAGGAAGTTATACCATAACAATTGATACCAGTAATGGATGGAACTCAACTTGCCCAATCGTACAAAACTTTAGCATAATCAATCCCAATGCATTGACCCAAGGCCCTTCCTTTGGTTTGCAAACTTCAACGCCCTGTCCGATTCCTCATGTTTCCATTCATGCTCCTGTATTAAGACCAGGGTTTTCCAATCAAAGAGTCTATATAGAAGCGTCTAATTTGCCCCTAAGTTTTGAAACCATCTATAATGCTTATGTTGTTGTTGAATTAGATACTTTATTAAGCCCTCAAACAGCATCTTTACCATTTATTAGCCTTGGAGGCAACCGTTATAGAATTGATTTAGATTCTATCGCATCAGGTTATTCCAAGCGTTTTTGGATAGACTGCTACCTAAGCCCCTCAGCGGTTTTGGGGCAAAGTTTGTGTATGAAAGCACAATTGTATCCTGTAGGAACTTGTGCGTTAGACACTCAAATACAACCTTATCCAACGGGTTTTACAGCTTGTAATACGGCATACGACCAATCAAATCTTGCTATACATGCAACTTGTGACAACGACACCATCAAGTTTAGAGTTGTGAATACTGGAGTTGGAAATATGACCTGCTATGCTCCTGTTAAATTATGGATAGATGGGCAATATATATTAATGGATTCGGTACAGTTGCAAAGCGGAGATACGACTGTTTTTTCTTATTTGGGAGATGGTCGCACCTGGAGAATGGAAACCTTTCAACACCCCTTACAGCCAGGGTTGTCAAGCCCCTCTGCTACGATAGAGCGTTGTGGTTATAATGGCAACTGGACTGCTAATCTAGTAACTATTTTTCCACAAGATGATGCAGATGCTCACATTGATATTTTTTGTGGATTGGTATCAGGGAGCTATGACCCTAATGATAAAACAGGATTTCCGCTTGGAGTGGGGGCTACACATAGCATCTTGCCCAATCAAAAGATCGAATATTTGCTGCGCTTTCAAAACACAGGAACCGATACGGCTTTTACGGTGGTGATTCGGGATACGTTATCACTAGAATTGGATCTATTTTCGGTAAGAACGGAAACCGCTAGCCATGCCTATCAGTTTAGAATGTATGGACCTAGGGTTATAGAATGGACTTTCCAACATATTATGTTGCCAGATAGCAATGTAAATGAAGCAGAAAGTCATGGTTTTGTTCGATTTAGCGTTCAACAAAACCCTAATTTACCGATTGGTACGCTTATTCAGAACGATGCCGCCATTTATTTTGATTACAACAATCCTATTATAACCAATACCTATTTTCATACGATTGATACTGCTCAAACCTTGAATTGGGACGGACAGGATACCATTGGAGTAACGGTATGTGGAGGCACTACGATTAATGGTATTTATTATACCAATTCAGGAACCTATGTGCAAGCAGTACATAATAATGGTCTAGACAGTTTATACCATTATGTTGTAACCGTTGAAGATAGCTATTCAACATTAACAGTTAGCACTTGTGATAGTTTTGTTCTGAATGGTCAAACGTTTACGGAGACGGGGATTTATGAACAGCGATTGACCAATGCTATTGGATGTGATTCAGTACTTACCTTGTACCTGACCATTAATGCCAGTCAAGCAACCCTTTATCCTGCTGTCTGTAGTAGTTATACCGCAGCGGATGGTCAAGTATACACGACTTCGGGAAATTATACGGCTATAATTCCCAATAGCAACGGTTGCGATAGCATTATAACCATCAATTTGACGATTCAAAATAGCCTAGACACCATTACCGTTGTGGAATGTGATAGTTTTGTAGCGCCAGACGGACAGGTATTGACCACAACAGGTCAATACACGGCAGTTATTCCTAATAGTTATGGTTGTGATAGTATCATAACGATTGATCTGGTTATTGGTAAAAATGGAGCGGCGATTCACGAAGCTGCTTGTGAAAGTTATACGGCTCCAGATGGACAAATCTACACTTCCTCAGGAACTTATACTGCTACCGTAACCAATAGTTATGGTTGTGATAGTCTTATTACCATTCATCTGACCGTACATCATAATACAACCGATTCAATAGGGGTTGTATGGTGTGACAACTATGTAGCAGCCGATGGACAAGTTTATACTTCTTCAGGAATTTATACCGCTGTGATTCCCAATTATGCAGGCTGCGATAGTACTTTGACAATTAATTTGACCTTAACCCCTTTGACGATTAATACGAATGTTAATGTCTTGGGGACGACCTTGGCTTCCTTTGCTACTGGTGTAGATTTTCAATGGTTAGATTGTAACAATGGTTATGCTCCAATTGTAGGAGCAACCTTTAGTACCTATACCCCTGCTGCTAATGGAAATTATGCGCTGCAACTAACTCAAATGGGCTGTTCAGATACTTCTGCCTGTTATCCTATTGTGGTAATGAATGACCAGCGGATAGCTAAGGAGAACGATTGGAACGTAGTGGTTTATCCGAATCCAGTACATTCAACATTAATAATAGAAAACCTAATCCAACAGGAGTTAAGCATTGAATTAGTGGATAATTTAGGTCGAACCTTGGTGTCAAAAACTGGTGCTAAACAGCAGCTAAAAATGGATATGGGAAATTTATCCCAAGGCTTATATTATTTATCGATTAATAATGGAAGTAAAACAATGGTTCAGAAAGTGATCAAAGAATAG